The Candidatus Thorarchaeota archaeon genome has a segment encoding these proteins:
- a CDS encoding 4Fe-4S dicluster domain-containing protein — translation MREFLTIDIDLCTGCRNCELACSVHHTSTFNPRRARIQVIRDEARNLVIPVVCLQCEHPLCMEACPTGALDYNEAGVLTVDEARCIGCGACVTACKYGGITLDPIERYAIKCDLCGGDPACVAACEYGAIQLVAADLDGLAIRDHNIARVATMLGIAQEEQQ, via the coding sequence TTGAGAGAATTCCTCACCATTGATATCGATCTTTGCACGGGATGCAGAAATTGCGAACTTGCATGTTCGGTCCATCATACTTCAACCTTCAATCCTCGCCGAGCACGGATCCAAGTGATCAGGGATGAGGCTCGGAATCTTGTCATTCCCGTAGTCTGCCTACAATGTGAACATCCACTCTGTATGGAGGCATGTCCAACAGGTGCCCTTGACTATAATGAGGCGGGGGTCCTGACTGTAGATGAGGCCCGATGTATAGGATGTGGAGCCTGTGTGACAGCATGCAAGTATGGAGGAATCACGTTGGACCCTATTGAGAGATACGCGATCAAATGTGACCTCTGTGGAGGTGATCCGGCCTGTGTCGCCGCCTGCGAGTACGGAGCGATACAACTTGTCGCAGCAGACTTGGATGGACTCGCGATACGAGACCACAACATTGCACGTGTGGCGACCATGCTAGGTATAGCTCAGGAGGAACAACAATGA
- a CDS encoding carbohydrate kinase family protein — protein MEILVVGHLSRDFLVTPEMQREALGGGTAYAMLAPTLEALGAGIVTRVGRDFEQQYIDSLRNSGLDLTGMRTSGPTSTRFVNEYDEHGERTQRIEALAPPLRGEDYLPHHYDTNIVHFCPLTNDEVHLSCIEAMAFRRVLVSLDVQGFLRPSRIGPVEPVEWGDPERVLRHVDVMKADEEEILLAMQTDSEEVAVQRALQHGPQIVIVTRERKGSTIFTTKSHWDIPAVVGSRLVDETGAGDTYMVGFLLEYVRSGDVRRAGLFGATCASFNLEHVGPYHMPSRKQVEERMLHYM, from the coding sequence GTGGAGATACTAGTCGTCGGACATCTCAGTCGAGATTTTCTCGTGACCCCTGAGATGCAACGTGAGGCACTTGGTGGAGGCACGGCCTATGCTATGTTGGCCCCTACCCTTGAAGCACTTGGCGCTGGTATTGTCACCCGAGTCGGTCGTGATTTTGAGCAGCAGTATATTGACTCCCTGCGGAACTCCGGACTTGATCTCACAGGGATGCGTACTAGCGGTCCCACATCGACACGCTTCGTTAACGAGTACGATGAACATGGTGAGCGCACTCAGCGTATTGAGGCCCTTGCCCCTCCTCTGCGGGGTGAAGACTATCTTCCGCACCATTACGACACAAACATTGTGCATTTCTGTCCGCTGACTAATGATGAGGTTCATCTGTCCTGTATTGAGGCCATGGCCTTCAGGCGTGTCCTTGTATCTCTTGATGTGCAGGGTTTTCTCAGGCCAAGCAGGATCGGTCCTGTTGAACCTGTGGAATGGGGCGATCCCGAACGGGTTCTACGGCATGTTGATGTGATGAAGGCCGATGAGGAAGAGATTCTGCTTGCGATGCAGACGGACTCGGAAGAAGTGGCTGTGCAACGAGCGCTCCAGCATGGCCCACAGATTGTTATTGTGACTCGTGAGAGAAAAGGTTCTACAATTTTCACCACTAAATCACACTGGGATATTCCCGCAGTCGTTGGCAGTCGGCTTGTCGATGAGACCGGAGCTGGCGACACCTACATGGTCGGTTTCCTGTTGGAATATGTGCGGTCAGGCGATGTCAGGAGAGCAGGTCTCTTTGGAGCGACCTGTGCATCCTTTAATCTGGAACACGTCGGCCCCTATCATATGCCGAGCAGGAAGCAGGTCGAAGAGCGAATGCTTCACTACATGTAG
- a CDS encoding MoaD family protein, with product MTVKFFASVREALGTRNVELEANTIQDVLDALAEMFGTAFTDNVLDPETGNLKRFYSCMVNGKRTELLDGNDTILTEGDSIAIFPPVGGG from the coding sequence GTGACTGTGAAGTTCTTTGCATCTGTTCGTGAAGCACTGGGGACAAGAAATGTAGAGCTAGAGGCGAACACGATACAGGATGTATTGGATGCTCTCGCCGAGATGTTTGGCACGGCCTTCACAGATAATGTACTAGACCCTGAGACTGGTAACTTGAAACGCTTTTATTCCTGTATGGTGAATGGTAAACGAACAGAACTCCTTGACGGAAATGACACGATACTGACTGAAGGTGACTCGATTGCGATTTTTCCGCCTGTTGGTGGGGGATAG
- a CDS encoding aldehyde ferredoxin oxidoreductase family protein yields the protein MTFPYKGYAGKYLEVDLTKGKTIVKDMVKEWARLYLGGTGISSKILWERTGPETEPLSPENVLVVGTGPFTGVMFSPSGRMMFASKSPLTGIWAESHSGGFFGPEMKYAGFDLIVISGRSPRPVYLFLRDGEAELRDAQHLWGRETDVTTRMIREELRDPSIETAVIGPAGERQVLYGSVIIDFYRAAGRTGLGAVMGSKNLKGIAASGSLPLEAYDMEKYLEANRQEMEKLRDPLWAESLGSLRKYGTTDLVAIINEIGRLPTKNHWTGFYEHADDIGPEIIAERYRIAQEACHGCSIGCKYIYRVRDGRFASAPAGGPEYETLMAFGSNCLNNNIESIMYLGKRCDQLGMDTISCGKSIGFAMELWEKGILDASMTGGLELTWGNIDTMVELVEQIAKREGLGEVLSLGTRRAAEKFGGDAWRYAIHVKGLEASGQDPRAHQSVGLTYATNVRGADHLRSLSSLEELGYPEIVIERFGKEKADKILDIMSPDYKGELIWDMENLYALVDSAVICKYGTMWPPVYYYETFANVLPHLTGMTEWGDVAYVRQASRRIAHLRRAYNHRLGITRKDETLPHRLLKEAMPTGPAKGGLPDLDQMLDEYYDFRGCDKKTGFPKRERLMELGLDYVAEDLEARGMIAK from the coding sequence ATGACATTTCCATACAAGGGATATGCTGGTAAATACCTCGAAGTCGATCTGACAAAGGGTAAGACCATTGTCAAAGATATGGTCAAAGAGTGGGCACGCCTCTATCTGGGAGGCACGGGCATCTCATCTAAAATTCTCTGGGAGCGCACAGGACCAGAAACAGAGCCGTTATCACCAGAGAATGTCCTTGTTGTGGGAACAGGTCCATTCACGGGAGTGATGTTCTCACCCTCAGGCAGAATGATGTTCGCCTCAAAGAGCCCGCTCACAGGTATTTGGGCGGAGAGCCACTCAGGCGGATTCTTTGGCCCAGAGATGAAATATGCGGGATTTGATCTCATTGTCATCAGTGGCAGATCTCCAAGGCCGGTCTATCTCTTTCTTCGAGATGGCGAGGCTGAATTAAGGGACGCACAGCACTTGTGGGGTCGAGAGACCGATGTCACAACTAGAATGATCAGAGAAGAACTACGAGACCCCTCCATAGAGACCGCCGTCATTGGCCCAGCGGGAGAGAGACAGGTGCTCTATGGCAGTGTGATAATTGATTTTTACAGAGCAGCCGGACGTACCGGACTTGGAGCAGTAATGGGCTCGAAGAATCTCAAAGGTATTGCAGCAAGCGGATCTCTTCCGCTTGAAGCATATGACATGGAAAAATACCTCGAGGCCAATAGACAGGAGATGGAAAAGCTTAGAGATCCGTTATGGGCCGAATCATTAGGTTCTCTCAGAAAGTATGGTACCACAGACCTCGTGGCTATTATCAATGAGATCGGCAGACTGCCCACCAAGAACCACTGGACCGGGTTTTACGAGCATGCTGATGACATAGGACCCGAGATAATTGCAGAACGATATCGCATTGCCCAAGAGGCATGTCATGGCTGCTCTATCGGATGCAAGTACATCTATCGTGTGAGAGACGGCAGGTTTGCCAGTGCCCCTGCGGGTGGGCCAGAGTACGAGACCCTGATGGCCTTTGGTTCCAACTGTCTGAACAACAACATCGAGTCCATCATGTATCTTGGAAAGAGATGTGACCAATTGGGAATGGACACGATCTCCTGTGGCAAGTCCATCGGGTTCGCAATGGAACTCTGGGAGAAGGGAATCCTCGACGCAAGTATGACAGGCGGTCTGGAACTCACTTGGGGTAATATTGACACGATGGTCGAGCTTGTAGAACAGATCGCCAAGAGAGAAGGACTGGGCGAGGTACTCTCACTGGGTACACGAAGAGCCGCTGAGAAGTTCGGCGGAGATGCGTGGCGATACGCAATTCACGTCAAGGGTCTCGAGGCATCGGGACAGGATCCACGAGCGCACCAATCAGTAGGATTGACATATGCGACCAACGTGAGAGGAGCGGATCATCTGCGCAGTCTCTCGAGCCTTGAGGAGCTTGGGTACCCGGAGATCGTCATTGAGAGGTTTGGCAAGGAGAAGGCCGACAAGATTCTGGACATTATGTCGCCGGACTACAAAGGCGAACTCATCTGGGATATGGAGAATCTCTATGCCCTTGTGGACTCGGCGGTCATCTGCAAGTATGGGACAATGTGGCCTCCGGTCTACTACTATGAGACCTTTGCCAACGTGCTACCACATCTGACCGGAATGACCGAATGGGGTGATGTTGCCTATGTCAGGCAGGCGAGCCGTAGAATCGCACACCTGAGAAGAGCATACAATCACAGACTGGGAATCACCCGAAAAGATGAGACCCTTCCCCATAGATTACTCAAGGAGGCCATGCCGACAGGCCCAGCAAAGGGCGGACTACCGGACTTGGATCAGATGCTTGACGAATATTATGACTTTCGTGGCTGCGACAAAAAGACGGGATTCCCCAAGCGGGAGAGGCTGATGGAACTCGGACTTGACTATGTCGCAGAGGATCTCGAGGCACGCGGAATGATAGCCAAATAG
- a CDS encoding 4Fe-4S binding protein: MTDLHLEVAGLKFRNPVLTAAGPAARDGMTLLEAMGGGAGGLVAKTVSVKPAEVPNPNMAALDRGRVGARKGLLNAELWSELPLEQWLEKEYPIALSSGLPVIASVGYTPEEVAEVAPKVQKAGVHAIEFSTHYVGGHVEIAKALREAVDIPIFAKLSPKVDVAKVAKSLERYVDGFVAINTFGPCLRIDIETGRPMLGSEGGLGWMSGSALKPIALRCVADIASVVDRPIIGVGGVTTGEDAIEFMMAGASLVEVCTAAILNGPSVYGTIARGIATWLRNHQYDSLWDIVGMAIPHLRHNEQSRPPVQIDMDTCTLCGLCEKSCVYGAIKVDREEKEVRVDSDRCVACGLCTSICPPHAMSLR, translated from the coding sequence ATGACAGACCTCCATCTCGAAGTAGCCGGTCTCAAGTTCAGAAATCCCGTGTTGACCGCAGCAGGCCCTGCTGCACGCGATGGCATGACACTCCTTGAGGCTATGGGTGGGGGTGCCGGAGGACTTGTCGCCAAGACCGTGAGCGTCAAGCCAGCAGAGGTGCCAAACCCGAACATGGCCGCTCTTGATCGGGGACGAGTCGGTGCCAGAAAGGGATTGCTCAATGCCGAGCTATGGAGTGAGCTGCCTCTTGAGCAATGGCTCGAGAAAGAGTACCCGATAGCCCTGAGTTCAGGTCTCCCGGTGATTGCTAGTGTGGGATACACTCCAGAGGAAGTCGCCGAGGTCGCTCCAAAGGTCCAGAAGGCTGGGGTCCACGCCATAGAGTTCTCCACGCATTACGTTGGAGGCCATGTCGAGATCGCAAAGGCATTACGCGAGGCTGTGGATATCCCCATCTTTGCCAAGCTGAGTCCAAAGGTCGATGTGGCAAAAGTGGCCAAGTCGCTGGAGAGGTATGTAGACGGTTTTGTTGCAATCAATACCTTTGGTCCCTGCCTGAGAATCGATATCGAGACCGGAAGGCCCATGTTAGGCAGTGAGGGAGGACTTGGATGGATGAGCGGGTCGGCCCTGAAACCTATTGCACTACGTTGCGTCGCGGACATTGCCTCAGTAGTTGACAGGCCCATCATAGGAGTAGGTGGTGTTACAACGGGGGAGGATGCGATAGAGTTCATGATGGCGGGTGCCAGTCTCGTCGAGGTATGCACTGCGGCGATCCTGAATGGCCCCTCGGTCTATGGGACAATTGCTCGCGGGATTGCGACATGGTTGAGAAATCATCAGTATGACTCGCTATGGGACATTGTGGGAATGGCCATACCTCATCTCAGACATAATGAGCAGTCAAGGCCACCAGTCCAGATCGACATGGACACATGCACCCTCTGTGGGTTGTGTGAGAAATCCTGTGTCTATGGAGCAATCAAGGTGGATCGTGAAGAGAAAGAGGTACGGGTGGACAGTGACAGATGCGTTGCCTGCGGCCTCTGTACCTCTATCTGTCCACCACATGCTATGTCGTTGAGATAG
- a CDS encoding Xaa-Pro peptidase family protein, producing the protein MLEDLDRLMEHEGIDAFVAEGNAFEVPDIFWLTGFRSPDTVTYLHNRGEPPLVATGFNTLERLHKESFVSKTYDLTEIYLSLMRENKRASENPELIYGPLLKDEFSGDVIGVPDHIPASVLVAIQGLGYKIKVVPDLIKEARATKSRKEIRTITKAGRATIDAVSKVISMIKDSDIGPKNNLLYNGQTLTAGDIKLALDHSLLDQRAEAAEDSIVAVGKKGYDFHYLGRPRDPLKAGVPIIIDVFPRLKLDRYVADVTRTVVKGPVTDDVRKMFDAVIDAANASAEALRDGAKIDDINMACYNTLKQHGFASRKLNPEAQEGMLHGLGHGIGLEVHELPSFYHYDDHFAEGHVVAVEPGLYLKRIGGVRVENDFAVTKGKAKLLTTGLDPYQFV; encoded by the coding sequence ATGCTTGAAGATCTTGATCGGCTCATGGAGCACGAAGGTATTGATGCCTTTGTTGCCGAGGGAAATGCCTTTGAGGTTCCTGATATTTTCTGGTTGACCGGATTCCGCTCGCCTGACACTGTGACCTATCTTCATAATCGTGGTGAGCCGCCCCTTGTAGCGACCGGCTTTAACACACTGGAACGACTTCACAAAGAGAGTTTTGTTAGCAAGACCTACGACCTCACAGAGATCTATCTGTCTCTGATGCGTGAGAACAAGCGTGCCAGTGAAAATCCCGAGCTCATCTATGGTCCGCTCTTGAAGGACGAGTTCTCAGGTGACGTGATCGGCGTCCCTGATCATATTCCGGCCAGTGTGCTTGTTGCTATCCAGGGGTTGGGCTACAAGATCAAGGTAGTGCCTGACCTTATCAAGGAGGCTCGTGCCACAAAGTCGCGCAAGGAGATCCGCACGATCACCAAGGCTGGACGGGCAACTATCGATGCGGTTTCGAAGGTCATCTCGATGATCAAGGATTCGGACATCGGGCCCAAGAACAATCTACTCTATAATGGCCAGACTCTCACGGCTGGGGACATCAAGCTTGCTCTTGATCATTCCCTTCTCGATCAGCGCGCTGAGGCGGCTGAGGACTCGATCGTGGCTGTTGGGAAGAAGGGGTATGACTTTCATTATTTGGGGCGGCCACGCGACCCTCTCAAGGCAGGAGTGCCTATAATCATTGATGTGTTTCCCAGACTCAAGCTTGATCGATATGTTGCCGATGTCACACGCACTGTCGTAAAGGGGCCTGTCACTGATGACGTAAGGAAGATGTTTGATGCTGTCATTGATGCGGCTAATGCCTCTGCCGAGGCGCTCCGTGATGGGGCTAAGATCGATGATATCAATATGGCATGTTACAATACCCTGAAACAACATGGGTTCGCCTCACGCAAGCTGAACCCCGAGGCACAAGAGGGAATGCTTCATGGTCTTGGTCATGGTATTGGCCTTGAGGTTCACGAGCTACCCAGTTTCTATCATTATGATGATCACTTCGCTGAGGGTCATGTTGTTGCAGTTGAGCCCGGTCTGTACTTGAAGCGGATTGGTGGGGTCCGCGTGGAGAACGATTTTGCTGTCACAAAGGGAAAGGCAAAGCTTCTGACCACTGGTCTTGATCCGTACCAGTTCGTATAA